The genomic segment CTAAAACTCTGGCGACGCCCTATAAAAACGCTCTTGTTTCAATGGGATAGCTGTTGTATAGAGCGATGGACCAGAAAGTTGCCCGATCGACGTTTGAGCAAGATGACAAGATCCGGCCGTCCCCCGACGTTTCGACCGTGGCTTCCGCCGCTGGCGCCGGCTGTGGCGAAGAAGGAAAATCGCGGCCGCTACCGGGGATCCCCGCGGGATAGGGGCTACGATTCGAAGTGGGATAAGCTGTCGGTAGTTTTCAGGCGTCGGAACCCCTTTTGCAAATGGTGCGCCGAGCAGGACCGGATTTCCCTGACGGCGGTCGTCGACCACATCCTGCCGGTGGTCGACCGGCCGGACCTGAAATACGAATGGTCGAATTTGCTTCCCTTATGTCATCACCATCACGGCACCAAGGCGAGCATGGAGATCTACGCCCGGGAGAACGGGCTGATCGAGATGCTGCCGGAGTGGTGCGCCAATCCGGAGAGCCGCCCGGCGCGCTGCCGGATCTTCACAGGCGGCACCGGGTGAATAGATATCTGGTGCATAATGCGGAGTAAGGGGCTGGATTATATCCGCACAATGCCGTATATCGACCGCAGAAAGAGGAGTCGGAAATGTCGGCAGACGACTTCAAGGCGTGGCAGGCGCACATGGGCTGGTCAAGCGCGGAAACAGCGCGGCGTCTAGGCGTGTCCAGCGATACCATCACGCGATATCGCCATCGGGGGGTTCCGAAGCGCCTAGGTCGTCTTGTCGGCTTCGCGTGCTCAGCGGTCGCCCATGGACTCCCAGTGTGGAAGCGCGTGGAGGCGGGTAGATGAGTCCGCTTCGGCGACACCACAGGGCATGGTTGGACGAAAATCAAGGAAGGTCGCCAGCGTGGCTTCGCGAGAGGCTGTCAGACGGCTTAGAGGTTCTCCACGCTGACCGCAATCACAGCAATGACGCTCCAGAGAACCTCGTTCTCGTCGACTACCTTGATCAAGTGCGGCGGCATGGCGTCGAATCGTTCCTGCGCGACCGGCCAGTGATAATCTCGCGGATGAACAGGCCATACGTCGTGCAAAATGCCTCCGACAGGCGCACGGACATGCAGGCCGCCTATTATCTGAGGCTGGATGGCAGGACATGGGGTGAGGTCAGCGCTGCCCTCGAACGCAGTATCGTGATTGCGGATGTTGAGGCCTACGCCCGTAAGCATGGCCTCAAGTGGCCGATCGCGGAGGAGAGCGCTCGTCGTCGGGATATGCGGCGAGCCTTATCCGCTGCCAGCTTGGCAAACCTGAAGCGAGGCAGGGGATGAACCGACGT from the Hyphomicrobiales bacterium genome contains:
- a CDS encoding HNH endonuclease signature motif containing protein, with translation MAKKENRGRYRGSPRDRGYDSKWDKLSVVFRRRNPFCKWCAEQDRISLTAVVDHILPVVDRPDLKYEWSNLLPLCHHHHGTKASMEIYARENGLIEMLPEWCANPESRPARCRIFTGGTG